Part of the Loxodonta africana isolate mLoxAfr1 chromosome 15, mLoxAfr1.hap2, whole genome shotgun sequence genome is shown below.
tgacatccttattcctcaggctgtagatcaggGGGTTCAGCATTGGCACAATAATGGTGTAAAACAGAGAAGACACTTTGCTTTGGTCCATGGAGCTGACATTTGATGGCTGCAGGTACATGAATGTTACAGAACCATAGAAGActgtaacagccaaaatgtgggagCTACATGTCCTGAAGGCTTTGGACCTGCCTTCAGTGGAGCTAATTTGCAGGATGCTGGCAATGATGGAGGCATAGGAGCCGAGGACAGTCAAGGTTGGTGCAAGAGTATTAAACGCACTGAAGCACAAAAGTACCACTACATTGATATAAGTGCTGGAGCAGGAGAGCTCCAGTAGTGGGAGAACATCACAGAAGTAATGGTTGATTATTTTAGCCTTGCAGAAAACCACTCTTAGCATGCAACCTGTGTGAGCTGTGGCACTAATCAAGCCCATCATGTACACCTCAACTACCAACCGGGAGCAGACCTGATAAGACATGGTGACTCTGTAAAGCAATGGATTACAGATGGCAACATAAGGATCATAAGCCATAACACCTAACATATGACATTctgatacaataaaaaaaatgaagaagtagaGCTGAGTCAGGCATTCAGGGTAGGAGATGCTGTTCTTCTCGGTCacaaagttcaccagcattttgggggtaatgacagtggaatagcagagatcaatgaaggacaaactgctgaggaaatagtacatgggggtgtgcaggtGAGAACTGAGCCCAATCAGTGTAATCATGCCCAGGTTCCCCACCACTGTGACCACATAGGCTcctgggaagaaaagaaagaggggcaGCTGGAGCTCTGGTTTGTCTGTTAGCCCAGCAAGGATGAACTTGGTCACCGTGGAGTGATTTCCTGCTGCCATTTTTCTCTGGGAAATCTAcgcaggaagagaagaagaaatttgaGTTAGGTGTTTATTTATGCAGCATGAAACAGATGCAAGTCTTATCAATTAGGTATCTCCAgttctctctccctgtccctgcTCTACGCTGGAAGTTAAATACTCTGGGATTATGGGTCATGCACATAAACACCAGATGGAATTATatctttttgcttgtttgtttttatttctgaacAGTCTCCGAACATCCAAAGACCTGTTCTGATAACTTAGAATATTGCGTGTTCTGACCCAGGTGGTACAATGGTTTAGCATTGGAttactaactggaaggctggcagttcaaagccacccagtagctctgctgGCGAAAGACCTGAAAATCTGCTAATGTACAGATTACACCCTAGAAGACTatacggagtagttctactctgtcacatgggatcgatAGGAGTTgaaaatggactcagtggcacctaacaacagcgacaACAACAAAGTACCTTCCATGCCTTATTTGAAATCCTCTCAACTCTTCTGCAGAACAATGCTACCAGGAAACAAGTACCTGTTAccgtgaagttgattccgactcatgtggACCTCgttcgtgtgtgtcagagcagaactatgctccacaaggttttcaaagactgattttttggaagtagatcagcagggctTACTTCTGAGGCTcaataaccatttgcactatg
Proteins encoded:
- the LOC100671047 gene encoding olfactory receptor 8G50-like — its product is MAAGNHSTVTKFILAGLTDKPELQLPLFLFFPGAYVVTVVGNLGMITLIGLSSHLHTPMYYFLSSLSFIDLCYSTVITPKMLVNFVTEKNSISYPECLTQLYFFIFFIVSECHMLGVMAYDPYVAICNPLLYRVTMSYQVCSRLVVEVYMMGLISATAHTGCMLRVVFCKAKIINHYFCDVLPLLELSCSSTYINVVVLLCFSAFNTLAPTLTVLGSYASIIASILQISSTEGRSKAFRTCSSHILAVTVFYGSVTFMYLQPSNVSSMDQSKVSSLFYTIIVPMLNPLIYSLRNKDVKVALNKIIEKRLFCINKGL